One window of the Terriglobia bacterium genome contains the following:
- a CDS encoding pyridoxal-phosphate dependent enzyme: protein MKLDWADIQHARAFVRESFPPTPLQAADSLSDNAKRVYLKNETGLPTGSFKVRGALFALHAETKVRPVKEVVAASTGNHGAAVAWAAHRSEIPAVIFLPKNPNPVKRGRIADLGARIVEAGADISDALAAAREYTLKTGAFMLDDSTSPEVPAGAATIGYEIVEQLPNVAEIWVPMGDTALIRGVAAAAKHLRPSVRMVGVQAKNAPSYYLSWKKGEVVVTETCDTIADGLATRSPVKENVLAIRELVDDVCLVSEEQLLQGIRHLREREGVLAEPAGAATTAAWLAHAGQSRTVESVLVVTGGNIAEEVLRQVS from the coding sequence ATGAAGCTTGACTGGGCGGATATCCAACACGCGCGTGCTTTTGTCAGGGAGAGTTTCCCGCCCACTCCGTTACAAGCGGCGGATTCCCTGAGCGACAATGCGAAACGGGTTTACCTGAAGAATGAGACAGGACTGCCGACCGGGTCCTTTAAGGTTCGCGGGGCACTGTTTGCGCTGCATGCGGAGACGAAGGTGCGGCCGGTGAAAGAAGTGGTCGCGGCGAGTACGGGAAATCATGGTGCGGCGGTGGCGTGGGCCGCACATCGCTCCGAAATACCGGCGGTAATCTTCCTTCCGAAGAACCCGAATCCGGTTAAACGCGGGCGGATTGCCGACCTCGGGGCGCGCATTGTCGAGGCCGGGGCAGACATCAGCGATGCGCTTGCTGCCGCGAGGGAGTACACGCTCAAAACGGGAGCCTTCATGCTGGATGACTCGACGAGTCCAGAGGTTCCGGCGGGTGCGGCAACGATTGGATATGAAATAGTCGAGCAACTGCCGAATGTCGCGGAGATATGGGTGCCGATGGGGGATACGGCATTGATCCGCGGCGTGGCAGCGGCGGCAAAGCATCTTCGTCCGAGCGTGCGCATGGTTGGCGTACAGGCGAAAAATGCTCCGTCGTATTACCTGTCGTGGAAAAAGGGCGAAGTCGTCGTCACGGAAACGTGCGACACCATCGCCGATGGACTCGCCACGCGCAGCCCGGTGAAGGAGAACGTGCTTGCGATCCGCGAACTGGTGGATGATGTTTGCCTGGTCAGCGAGGAGCAACTCCTTCAGGGAATCCGACATTTGCGGGAGCGCGAAGGCGTTCTCGCGGAACCGGCTGGAGCCGCTACAACGGCGGCATGGTTGGCGCATGCGGGGCAGTCGAGAACAGTAGAGTCCGTGCTGGTTGTAACCGGCGGAAACATCGCAGAAGAAGTTCTACGACAAGTCTCCTGA
- a CDS encoding EAL domain-containing protein, with the protein MNSIVCRLEERSADPANDGNTEYLEGTVKDITDRKLALQQAQYLAYYDVLTGLPNRMLLRDRLNVALASARRRHEKVAVFFIDLDRFRIINDSLGHTVGDHLLQQVAERLNQWSREQDTVARVGGDEFLIALSAVREFSDAAIVAGRLVRALSSEFNIDGHVLTTSCSIGISIFPDQGRDIDTLIKNAEEAMYSAKESGRNTFRIFTDEMNAQVVERMTLERFLGQAFETNQFFLMYQPQVDIATGRIIGFEALVRWMHPIMGLIPPDKFIRIAENSGLIMPLGEWVLRAACKEARRWQSEGIPVPVAVNVSAVQFRQKGFQYVIERILAESGLAPQFLELELTESVLLSETDAISRTLYNLKQMGLGLTIDDFGTGYSSLSYLRQFPVGKLKIDRSFIRNVPENADDAAITSAIISIAKRLHLQVTAEGVETDAQADFLQQQECDHIQGYYFRKPLTAEEAMKLLRENVALLPRQELFAAPFGFNSGTPAIQAH; encoded by the coding sequence AGCAGGCGCAATACCTGGCCTACTACGATGTCCTGACCGGCTTGCCTAACCGCATGCTGCTCCGCGATCGTCTCAATGTCGCGCTGGCCTCGGCCCGCCGGCGGCACGAGAAAGTCGCCGTTTTTTTTATCGATCTCGACCGCTTTAGGATAATCAACGACTCGCTAGGTCACACCGTTGGTGATCATCTCCTGCAACAAGTGGCCGAACGCCTCAATCAATGGAGCCGCGAACAGGATACCGTCGCTCGCGTTGGCGGAGATGAGTTCCTGATCGCGCTCTCCGCCGTTCGCGAATTTTCCGATGCGGCTATCGTCGCCGGTCGCCTGGTGCGCGCGCTTTCATCCGAATTCAACATCGACGGCCACGTCCTCACCACGAGTTGCAGCATCGGCATCAGCATCTTCCCCGACCAGGGACGAGACATCGACACTCTCATCAAGAACGCCGAAGAGGCAATGTATTCGGCGAAAGAAAGCGGACGCAACACCTTCCGTATATTCACCGACGAAATGAATGCCCAGGTCGTTGAACGCATGACCCTGGAGCGGTTCCTGGGCCAGGCCTTTGAGACAAATCAGTTCTTCCTGATGTATCAGCCTCAAGTTGATATCGCCACCGGCCGGATCATCGGGTTCGAGGCGCTCGTTCGCTGGATGCACCCCATCATGGGTCTCATCCCCCCGGATAAGTTCATACGAATCGCGGAAAACTCCGGTCTCATCATGCCACTCGGAGAATGGGTACTCCGCGCCGCCTGCAAGGAAGCCCGACGCTGGCAATCCGAAGGTATTCCCGTCCCCGTCGCCGTCAACGTCTCGGCCGTGCAGTTCCGTCAGAAAGGATTTCAATACGTGATCGAACGGATTCTGGCTGAATCCGGCTTAGCCCCGCAGTTCCTTGAACTCGAACTCACCGAGAGCGTATTGCTCTCCGAAACCGATGCCATCTCTCGCACGCTCTACAACCTCAAGCAGATGGGGCTCGGGCTCACCATCGATGATTTTGGGACCGGTTACTCCAGCCTCAGCTACCTGCGGCAGTTCCCCGTCGGCAAACTCAAGATCGACCGCTCGTTCATTCGCAACGTCCCCGAAAATGCCGACGACGCCGCAATCACCTCAGCGATCATCAGCATCGCAAAGCGGCTACACTTGCAGGTAACCGCCGAAGGCGTCGAAACCGATGCACAAGCCGACTTCCTCCAACAGCAAGAATGCGACCACATCCAGGGCTATTATTTCCGGAAACCGCTGACGGCCGAGGAGGCCATGAAATTATTACGAGAAAATGTCGCTCTGCTGCCGCGGCAGGAATTGTTTGCAGCACCGTTCGGATTCAACAGCGGTACGCCCGCAATCCAGGCGCACTGA
- a CDS encoding DUF420 domain-containing protein has protein sequence MPSYIEIAPTLDALLNGTAAVLLLTARYFIGRKRVQVHKWVMVGAVGMSALFLVNYLTYHALIHGPKHFTGQGWIRPVYFGILTSHTILAATIVPLVLITLGRGLKRSDLRHRAIARWTFPLWLYVSVTGVVIYFMLYRLT, from the coding sequence ATGCCTTCCTACATCGAAATCGCCCCCACGCTCGATGCCTTGCTCAATGGCACGGCGGCGGTGCTGCTTCTTACGGCAAGGTATTTCATCGGGCGCAAGAGAGTTCAGGTGCACAAGTGGGTAATGGTCGGGGCAGTCGGGATGTCGGCGCTATTCCTCGTGAATTACCTCACCTACCATGCGCTCATTCACGGGCCGAAGCATTTCACGGGGCAGGGCTGGATCCGACCGGTGTATTTCGGGATTCTTACCTCGCACACGATCCTGGCGGCGACAATTGTGCCGCTGGTGCTGATCACGCTGGGCCGCGGCTTGAAGCGCAGTGATCTGCGGCATCGGGCGATCGCACGGTGGACGTTTCCGCTGTGGTTGTATGTGTCGGTGACGGGCGTAGTGATCTACTTTATGCTGTATCGCCTTACATGA